Genomic window (Pseudovibrio brasiliensis):
TCATCATGCTGGTACTCGGGTACTCCATCAACCTGCTGACCCTGCTTGCATTGGTACTTGCCATTGGCCTCGTGGTAGATGATGCGATCATTGTGGTGGAAGATGTAGAACGACATATCTCTGAGGGCAGTACACCGTTCCAGGCAGCCGTTCAGGCCGGACAGGATCTGGGCAGGCCCATTATCGCGATGACGGTGGTCCTTGTTGCCGTGTATGCCCCCATCGGATTTCAGGGCGGCCTGACGGGGGCGCTCTTCACGGAGTTTGCTTTTACTGTGGTGGGCTCCGTAACGATCTCAGCCATTGTCGCGCTCACACTCACACCAATGATGAGTTCCAAAATCCTAAAGGCCAGATCTCAGGAGTCGACCGGTTGGGATGATGCCCTGACAAGAACGGTGGACGATATCTACGACCGGTTCCGCAAACGCTATTTACGTGCGCTGGAAGCATCTCTGGATAATCGCCCGGTCGTTCTCACGTTCGCATTCCTGATCCTCGCCAGTATTCCAGTCCTCTACTCCACTTCGCAGCAAGAACTAGCCCCACAAGAAGATCAGGGGCTCGTCCTGGCCCAATCAACACCGGCACCTTCCGCCACCTTGCAGCAGAAAATGCTCTACACCGAAGAAATCTACCGTATTGCTCATGGATACACTGAGGTTGAAGGTGTCTTCCAGCTGGTGCTCTCTTCCAGCGTTCTGTCCGGTGTCTTGCTCACACCATGGGATGAACGCGATAAAACAGCCACCGAATTGCAGTACGAAATGCAGCCCTTCATGGAAGGGGTAACAGGTTTTGAAACGGTGATGTTCCAAAACCCACCACTGCCAGGCAGTAGCGGCTTGCCGGTTCAGTTCGTCATCAAGACCACTCAACCTGTCGATAAACTCTACGATGTTGGGTCACAGGTTCTGGAAAAAGCGCAGAACTCCGGCAAGTTCATCTTCATTGATAAAGATCTGAAGATCGACAAGCCACAGGGCAAAATCAATATTGACCGCGATCGGGTCGCCGAACTCGGTCTCACGCTACAGGATGTTGGCCAATCCCTGACGGCCATGATGAGTGGTGGCTACATCAACTACTTCGATTTTGATGGCCGTTCCTACAGGGTTATTCCGCAGATCATTCAATACGACCGCCTCAATCCTGAGCAGCTTCTCGACACCTACATCAGTGTACCCAACAGCACGCCAACACCCAGTGGATCTTCGAGTGGTAGCGCGCAGAGCAGTGCGGTCTCTGGTAGTGGCGGTGGCGCTGGTGGCAGTGGTGGCAGTGGTGGCAGTGGTGGCAGTGCAGCTTCCAGCAATGGCGCTAGCAGTCCGGCAGCCAGCGGTTTTGGCAGCAGCAGTAGTGCTGCACAAAGCGGGGCATCCGCTCCTATCACGACAACCACCACATTTGCATCAGGTGGTTCTGGAGGGGGCGGTTCATCAACCAGCATCGCCCCTCAAAGCACCGTTGTGCCACTCTCCAGTGTGGCGACGCTTGATATGCAAGTCACGCCGGAGTTCATCCCCCACTTCCAGCAGCAAAACTCCATGACTCTTTCTGGCGTGCCAAGTTTTGGCGTACCTCTGGCAGAAGCCTTGCAGGTTCTGCAACAGATTGCGGCTGAAGAACTGCCAGAAGGGTACGATGTCGACTATGCGCAGCAATCCCGCCAGTTTGAGCAGGAAAGCAGCGGCTTTGTGGTCACCTTCGCCTTTGCTCTGCTCATCATCTTCCTGACACTCGCCGCCCAGTTTGAAAGCTACCGCGACCCGATTATCATTCTTGTCTCCGTGCCTATGTCCATCGCAGGAGCGCTGTTCTTCATCAATATCGGGCTGGGCGGCGCCAGTATCAACATCTACACGCAGGTTGGCATCATCACGCTCATGGGGCTGATCTCCAAGCACGGCATTCTCATCGTGGAAGTTGCCCGCGAACTTCAGGAAAATCAGGGCGCAACCAAACGGGAAGCCGTGGTCGGTGCCCTGCAAATCCGCCTGCGTGCGATCCTCATGACAACTGCCGCCATGGTGCTCGGCGTTATCCCGCTGGTGCTGGCCAGCGGAGCAGGAGCGGCCTCCCGCTTCAACATGGGACTGGTGATCGCAACGGGCCTGTCCATCGGCACGCTCTTCACTCTATTTGTAGTGCCCAACGTTTACATGCTCATCGCACAAGACCGTTCAAAACTGACCCAACCTGATGAAAACGCAGAAGGAATGCCAAAAGGAGACGGAGAACCAGACCCAGCCTCCTAAGACCAGACAGAGTCTTTTGAAAATCCCAGCAGCAGAAATCTGCTGGGCCACACTGAATTAAACCCAACTGTGGAACACTTGTAAGTTTCTCACAGCAAAAAGAAATTGAGTGGTTGCCTATTCCAAATCATAAAGCTATAACCCGGCCCACACACAGCGATGGGGTGTAGCCAAGTGGTAAGGCAACGGTTTTTGGTACCGTGTATCGTAGGTTCGAATCCTACCACCCCAGCCATTTTCTCAAAAAATTTAATCCGATAGTTCTCCGCGCAAGCACCTGTTTGTGTTCTGGAAACAGCTGTGCCGATCTACCTCCTTTTTCACATCTCAGCTCTCTGAAATCCCCGCACCTTCCGAGCCAGGTCGTTTGCGGGTAGGCTTCGTCGGTTCCGACAGATTGAGACAGCTGCTGTTTGAGGCGGGGAGGACGATCCATGCGCCAGCTTTGTAAAGCTGTGTGGCGAGCTGTGGGGTGTCGCTTGCAAACACGGCGATCTTGTCGTCGTAGCTCAGTATCCTGACGGAAGCAGGAAGCATCTCCATCCGCAGGCTTTGAGGATAGGGCACAGCGACCTCATCTACTCTGCCAACAAAGGGCACGGCGAGCCCGATGGCCCCCCATGCCATTGTGATGGCAGCAAGGATAAGAGCAACACGCTTCAATTTGCTCAACTCAGGCCTCGCTAGTAGTCGTAGATATGCTCAATGGTGATACCCTGCTGTTTCAGCTCATCGAGTGTGACGGAAAGGGCTGGAACCTTTGATTGTATGAGCAACCTCTGTTGATCCCCTGTATTCCGCTCTGTTTCAGAAAGGATCGCGGCTGCTGACAGACTCGGGTTCTTGGCAGAACTCTGCTTCAAAACAGACATCAGAATATCATCGTTGCCCGCAATCTCGTGGAATAGGACGCCGTCTTTTGAAAGGCGCAGCGCCAGCTCTGTAAACTTGCGATATCGGGGCGTCTCGATGACAAACTTGTCGCCAAGCTGCTGAACCACCTTCAGATCATACTCTGCAAGAACATCTGCACCATGGGAACTGCTGATGACGGATCGCATGGTCAGCTCGTCATGGCCAATCGTATCCACCGCCGCAGCAATGGCTTTGGCATACTGAGCTTTGGCCCACCACTCCAGGTTCAGCGCAAACCAACGTTCCCAACTGCGCACCCCATCATTGACTGTGGCTTGGTTGAGTTTTGCGCGTGCGCTGTCAAAGTCGAACTTGTACCAGGGCGTCTGATGCAGGAACTTGGCGTACTCAGCTGAAACGCTGTACTCCAACTGGTCTTGTGAAGAAACGTTGTTCGAGCTGGTGATGGCTACCAGTCGGCCCAGAGTTTCTTCATAGGCCGCTTTCATCAGCATCTCGAAAGAGAAACTGATGCCGATGGTGTAAATGGTGGCCTTGGTGTCAAACTGAGCTGCACCACGGGTATCAGCCTCGCTTTTCAGCGCACACAGGCTAGACCAGAAACTGCCAATGGCGTTCAGATAGTTGAACTCATGCGGCATGCCGTTTTTCAGCGTCGTGGCGTAATCCTCATAGGCATAAACGATGTGCCATTCCGGATAAGTCAGAAACGTGCGGGCTTCCTCGCGTTTGTGAGCAGGCTCCAGAGTGCTTTGATAAGTATCGGCAACCTCGGCTGAGGTGCAGGCCTGTTCTACATAAAGAACAGGGGCTGCAGCACCAATGCCGATCACCAGAAGCACACACAGAAGGCCAATGGAAAGCCGTTTAAGAAGCTTCACGTGGGCTCTCCTTCGCAAAGCTGTTTCCGTCCCAAAAGCTTGCTGCCAAAGCAAAGCTGCCCAATGCAAAATGCGGCAGGTTGGCGAGTACCTTGAAGCCAAGCGGGTAGGACTGGAAGCCAAGGGTAAAGATGCCAAAGTCCAGATAACCAGATCCGGTCAGCAGTCCCAAAACCGCATCAGCCAGATACAGCGCCCCGAAGTAGCGCAGGAAAATCCGGGAGGCATTTTGCGAGATCAAAGCCGCAATAAGCGCCCATAACGCACTAGCGGCATGTAAGCTGTCGTCAAACAGATCCAGCGCAAAAATTCCGAAAACATACCCGTTCTCATCCGGAATGCCGGGAATGTAGTTCAGTGAGGTGACAGCAAACAGGATCACGGCATACGCAAATGCGACTTTTCTAAACATTCAAAGGCTCCTTTGCTGCCATGTACGTGTCCCAAAGCTGGTTGGTGAACCGCATCTGCGGGTCGTACTTCTGCTTCAGCTCAATGAACTTCTGATGGTTCGGATAGGATCTCTCAAATTGGTCCTGCGTGGCATGCAGGCGATAGGGCAGATAGTAGGTGCCACCAATGGCGAGCGTGCGCTCGATGAGGTTACGGGTCATCCGAGCCATATCCGCTTCCCCACGCTTTGACTTTTCCTGAGAGAACAGCATTACGGCTGCAATCCGGTCCGTTGGCGCAAAAGGCAGTACGCTTTGCGTGTCCTTGCGAACGTAGCGCAAAGTGATGTTGAGCAGCTCCTGATAGGAGGAGGGGATGACATCCTGACAAGCCTGCACAAACTCGGCAAACCGGGCTGGCTCAACAAAGTACTCATGCAAAATGTCGGTTCTGGTCGGGTCTTTATCATCCAGCGTAACAACGGGCTCATTGAGCAAGCTGTTGCGGGTCACAGGGCCGCTGTTGAGGGAAGCCCCGATCCCGGTTTCAATCCCCCAACGTACCTTCTTGATACCCTCAGAGTTCAGCTGGCCACGGAAAATATGCCGGGAGGCCTTGCTGATAAAACCGGAACCGCTTGCAGCAGGCAGGTCAGACTGATCGTCAGTCGGGCGATAAACGATCAGCATCGAGTCTTCAAAAAAGCGATCAATGTCCACGTTCATGCGGCCATAAGCCATCTGAATGGAAGGATCTTCTGCCAACACCTGCTGCATGCGCAGGCCGTACTCAGCAGATGGCAACTCGATATACTCCGGCTCCAACCGGCTGTTAGGGACCATATCCAGTTCCAGCTCGGTGATGATGCCAAACAGCCCGTAACCACCCATCGCCGCGTTGAACAGCTCACTGTTCTGCGTAGGGCTGCAATGCTGCACTTGACCATCAGCAAGCATGATTTCCAGCGAGCGAACCGTTGACCCACACCCGGAGAAGGGAACCGGCCAGCCATGCGCGTTGACGGAAAAAGTGCTGGCCACGCCAAAGTCGTTGTTGGACTGCATTACAGCAGGTGAAAAGCCGTTTTCATCCAGCCTTGAGATGACCTCATGCCATCGCACACCGCCTGAAACCGTATAGCTCTTGCGCTCCGGATGTAGCTCAATCGTTCCGCCATGCAGGGAGAGTGCCACGCCATTGGTGGGCAGAGACTGACCGCCCATGGAATGCCGGGCAACGCTTGCCATCACTGGATGGTTCTCATCTACCGCCTGCTTCAGCTGTGCTGCCAACTCCTTGCGCAGCGCATCACTGGAAAGGCCAGAGAAAGTCTCGTGCTTCTTAACGCTGACCTGAGTGAGCTCGCCAGCATCGCTCAAAAGGGTGCCGGTTGCTTCGGATTGCGGCTCAACTGGAAAAGCGTCGCCATAGGAACGAGGGGAGGGTGAAAGAAAATGATATCCGGCAGCCCCTGCAAACGCGGCTCCGCCAAGAAGAAAAGCTCTTTTACTGATTTTACCCATAAATGCCTCAGCAATGATCAAATGAATATTCATCACAGGTAAGTGTTACCCGTTACAAATGCAACTAAGAGCTATTTGCAGATCATTGCTTCAGGCTGTAGGTAAGCTGCTTTCTACGAGGAAGTCTCATCATGTCTGAGCAGATAAATACCTGTCCAGATGAACCAGAGAATAAAGCCGAGGCCGAAGACAATACCACCCGGCTCGCTCATACCCGGAACAACCGTGGCTATGCCAGCCAGACCGATGATTACACCAAGCCAGCTCAGGCCCTTCGAGAGGCTGGAACCGCGCAGGCCTGCCCAGCACAGCAGCAGCACCCAAAGTCCGCCGGTGATCTCGTTCCCACCGCCAATGCCTTCCTGCACGTTGCTCAAGGTCGCCCACATCACCAACGCTTCGTCATGGTCCAGCGCGTAAAGGGCAGAAACCTCAGCCAGAGAAATATTGGCGAGCATGCCACTGGCCAGAACCAACCCGGCCCAGATCAACCCAAAAGCGGCAGCGACCTGTGAAAGGCCCGGTGTTGCTGCCTTCAGCCGGTCATGTAGGGCAATCACCAGCACCACCAGAAACACTGCGTTAAAGATGTAGATGATGAAGTTCCAGAGATACATAAGGCTCTGATTGGAAACGATGAATGCCAGCAGGTTCTCATCACTGCCCTCTTCGCCAAAGCCTGCATCTGCCAGTAAAGTCGTTAAAAGAGCAAAGCCAATGATGTAAGTGGCCGCTTCAATAAGAGATGCTATTCCGCCAGCTTTTTGAAGGTTCATCACAGGCGTCCTTTTAAAACCATGAGTTGAATTTATGCAGAACATGGGATGTTCTGAGCAATAAAGAGATGTAAAGTGCAGAAAGCCGCAGCGTAAACTTGGAAATTGCGTTAAACAAGAGGCGTATACCCAGACTTGCAAAAAACTATAGTATGCGCATCTTGAAGTTTGAGTGAAGCTGCCAACCAAAATTCGTCACCACGACGCTCCCAGACCAATAACAATACGTGAGTGAACAGTGCGTTATCGCCATGAACTGCAAGGCGATAAGACGGCGGCAGCAGGATTGCTTTTGAGGGAA
Coding sequences:
- a CDS encoding efflux RND transporter permease subunit, which produces MNSFTEIYVRRPVLASTISLMILALGLRAIFLLPVLEYPKTENAVITISTTLFGASAETVAGFITTPLEEAIAQANGIDYMTSTSASTVSTITVNLVLNYDADKALTEINTQISSVLDQLPQETQNPVLTIQIGETIDAMYIGFTSDVIDRNQLTDYIVRVVQPQVQAIEGVQNAELYGEKRFAIRVWLYPEKLAAYGLTGTDVSNALARNDFISGVGNTKGQMVQVELTANTNLTDVEEFRELAVAQNGGAIIRLRDVGRVVLGSEDYDQAVLYSGKPAVYLGVQAAPSANVLAMLEEVRQLVPNVQAAMPPGLEARIVYDSGLFINAAIDEVISALVEALVIVTFVVFLFIGSPRTVAIPVIAIPLSLIGTFFIMLVLGYSINLLTLLALVLAIGLVVDDAIIVVEDVERHISEGSTPFQAAVQAGQDLGRPIIAMTVVLVAVYAPIGFQGGLTGALFTEFAFTVVGSVTISAIVALTLTPMMSSKILKARSQESTGWDDALTRTVDDIYDRFRKRYLRALEASLDNRPVVLTFAFLILASIPVLYSTSQQELAPQEDQGLVLAQSTPAPSATLQQKMLYTEEIYRIAHGYTEVEGVFQLVLSSSVLSGVLLTPWDERDKTATELQYEMQPFMEGVTGFETVMFQNPPLPGSSGLPVQFVIKTTQPVDKLYDVGSQVLEKAQNSGKFIFIDKDLKIDKPQGKINIDRDRVAELGLTLQDVGQSLTAMMSGGYINYFDFDGRSYRVIPQIIQYDRLNPEQLLDTYISVPNSTPTPSGSSSGSAQSSAVSGSGGGAGGSGGSGGSGGSAASSNGASSPAASGFGSSSSAAQSGASAPITTTTTFASGGSGGGGSSTSIAPQSTVVPLSSVATLDMQVTPEFIPHFQQQNSMTLSGVPSFGVPLAEALQVLQQIAAEELPEGYDVDYAQQSRQFEQESSGFVVTFAFALLIIFLTLAAQFESYRDPIIILVSVPMSIAGALFFINIGLGGASINIYTQVGIITLMGLISKHGILIVEVARELQENQGATKREAVVGALQIRLRAILMTTAAMVLGVIPLVLASGAGAASRFNMGLVIATGLSIGTLFTLFVVPNVYMLIAQDRSKLTQPDENAEGMPKGDGEPDPAS
- a CDS encoding DUF4383 domain-containing protein, yielding MFRKVAFAYAVILFAVTSLNYIPGIPDENGYVFGIFALDLFDDSLHAASALWALIAALISQNASRIFLRYFGALYLADAVLGLLTGSGYLDFGIFTLGFQSYPLGFKVLANLPHFALGSFALAASFWDGNSFAKESPREAS
- a CDS encoding FAD-binding oxidoreductase — translated: MGKISKRAFLLGGAAFAGAAGYHFLSPSPRSYGDAFPVEPQSEATGTLLSDAGELTQVSVKKHETFSGLSSDALRKELAAQLKQAVDENHPVMASVARHSMGGQSLPTNGVALSLHGGTIELHPERKSYTVSGGVRWHEVISRLDENGFSPAVMQSNNDFGVASTFSVNAHGWPVPFSGCGSTVRSLEIMLADGQVQHCSPTQNSELFNAAMGGYGLFGIITELELDMVPNSRLEPEYIELPSAEYGLRMQQVLAEDPSIQMAYGRMNVDIDRFFEDSMLIVYRPTDDQSDLPAASGSGFISKASRHIFRGQLNSEGIKKVRWGIETGIGASLNSGPVTRNSLLNEPVVTLDDKDPTRTDILHEYFVEPARFAEFVQACQDVIPSSYQELLNITLRYVRKDTQSVLPFAPTDRIAAVMLFSQEKSKRGEADMARMTRNLIERTLAIGGTYYLPYRLHATQDQFERSYPNHQKFIELKQKYDPQMRFTNQLWDTYMAAKEPLNV
- a CDS encoding DUF4386 family protein, giving the protein MNLQKAGGIASLIEAATYIIGFALLTTLLADAGFGEEGSDENLLAFIVSNQSLMYLWNFIIYIFNAVFLVVLVIALHDRLKAATPGLSQVAAAFGLIWAGLVLASGMLANISLAEVSALYALDHDEALVMWATLSNVQEGIGGGNEITGGLWVLLLCWAGLRGSSLSKGLSWLGVIIGLAGIATVVPGMSEPGGIVFGLGFILWFIWTGIYLLRHDETSS